One stretch of Natronobacterium gregoryi SP2 DNA includes these proteins:
- a CDS encoding universal stress protein, producing MYDNVLIATDGSDAAQGCVDYGLEVAERTTAKIHAVYVVETKATYILTVGLSDAELEQYKEYGRETVTEVVEEAVERGLEANGVVKTGRPSEEIAEYASDNDVDAVVMGKQGHGAVDRHLGSTAENVMRRVDDAVTVVVEG from the coding sequence ATGTACGACAACGTTTTGATCGCGACGGACGGCAGCGACGCAGCCCAGGGATGTGTCGACTACGGCCTCGAGGTCGCCGAACGAACGACTGCAAAGATACACGCCGTGTACGTGGTCGAAACCAAAGCAACCTACATTCTGACGGTCGGTCTTTCGGACGCCGAACTGGAACAGTACAAGGAGTACGGCCGCGAAACCGTTACGGAGGTCGTTGAAGAAGCCGTCGAACGAGGACTCGAGGCAAACGGTGTCGTCAAGACTGGCCGTCCGTCCGAAGAGATCGCCGAGTACGCGAGTGACAACGACGTCGACGCCGTCGTCATGGGAAAACAGGGCCACGGTGCGGTCGACAGACACCTTGGCAGTACTGCGGAAAACGTCATGCGAAGGGTAGACGACGCGGTGACTGTCGTCGTCGAGGGTTGA